The Mesoterricola silvestris sequence GGTTCGCCATGAAGGTTTCAAGCATCCAGCCGCATCCGCAGGCCACCAAGGTGGAAACGCCCAAGCAAGCTCCCGTCCAGGCCCAGCAGAAGGCCCAGGAGGCCCCCAAGCCCCCGCCCCCCGCCCACCTGGGCAAGACCATCGACACCAAGGCCTAGAATCGACCGAGTCCCAGCCTTTCGCCCCGGTTCGTTGCTGCGGGCTTGGCCCGCAGCGACGAACCGGGGCGAAAGGCTGGGACCCTACGCCTTAAGGTAGGGCCGGAGGTATCGCCCCGTGACGCTGGCCTTGTTTTTGGCCACCTCCTCAGGGGTGCCCGTGGCGATGATGAGGCCGCCCTCGGCGCCCCCTTCGGGGCCCAGGTCCAGGATGTGGTCGGCGGTCTTGATGACGTCCAGGTTGTGCTCGATGACCACGACGGTGTTGCCGGCGTCCATGAGGCGGCCGATGACCTCCAGGAGCTTCTGGATGTCCTTGAGGTGGAGGCCGGTGGTGGGCTCGTCCAGGATGTAGAGGGTGCGCCCGGTGGGACGCTTTGAAAGCTCCCGGGCCAGTTTCACCCGCTGGGCCTCGCCCCCCGAAAGGGTGGTGGCGCTCTGGCCCAGCCGGATGTAGCCCAGGCCCACGTCGGAGAGGGTCTGGAGCTTGTTGGCCAGCACCGGGATGGGCGCGAAGAGGGCCAGGGCCTCCTCCACGGTCATGGCCAGCACGTCCGAGACGCTGTGGCCCTTGTAGTGGATCTCCAGGGTCTCCCGGTTGTAGCGCTTGCCCTTGCACTGCTCGCAGGTGACGTAGATGTCCGGCAGGAAGTGCATCTCGATCTTGAGGACGCCGTCCCCCTCGCACTTCTCGCACCGGCCGCCCTTCACGTTGAAGCTGAAGCGCCCCGGCGTGTAGCCCCGGGCCTTGCTTTCGGGCAGCTGGGAGAAGAGGTCCCGCAGCGGGGTGAAGAGCCCGGTGTAGGTGGCGGGGTTGCTCCGGGGGGTGCGGCCGATGGGGGCCTGGTCGATGTCGATGACCTTGTCCACGTGCTCCAGGCCCTTGATGCTCCTGTGCCGGCCCACCACGTGGACGCCCTGGTGCAGCTGGTTGGCCAGGGCCTTGTAGAGGATCTCGTTCACGAGGGTGCTCTTGCCCGAGCCCGAGACCCCGGTGACGCAGGTGAATAGGCCGATGGGGAAGGAGGCGTCCACCTTGCGCAGGTTGTTCTCCTGGGCCCCCACCACCTGGATGTGGCCCCGGGAGGCCTTGCGCCGCTTGCGGGGGACGGGGATGGTCTCCTTGCCCGAGAGGAAGTGGCCCGTGACGGAGGCCGCGCTGCGGCTGATCTCCTCCGGGGTGCCTTCGGCCACCACGAAGCCACCGTGCTCCCCGGCGCCGGGGCCCAGGTCCACCACGTGGTCGGCGGCGAGGATGGTCTCCAGGTCGTGCTCCACCACCAGGACGGTGTTGCCCAGGTCCCGCATCTCCTTGAGGGTGTTCAGCAGCTTCTGGTTGTCCCGCTGGTGCAGGCCGATGCTGGGCTCGTCCAGGACGTACATGACGCCCTGGAGCTTGGACCCGATCTGGGTGGCCAGGCGGATGCGCTGGCCCTCGCCGCCGCTGAGGGTGGCCGCGGAGCGGTCCAGGGTCAGGTAGCCCAGGCCCACGTCGTCCAGGAAGCCCAGGCGCTCGTTGATCTCCTTGAAGACCTTGCCGGCGATGACGGCGTCCTTGCCCTCCAGGCGCAGCTTGTCGAACCACACCCGGGCGTCCCGCACGCTCATAGCGCTCACGGCGGCGATGTGGAGGCCCCCCACGAAGACCGAAAGAATCTCCGGCTTGAGCCGGGTGCCCCCGCAGGCCTCGCAGGGGGTGATCCGCATGGATTCCTCCATCTCGGCGCGGATCTCCTCGCTGGAGGTCTCCCGGTAGCGGCGCTCGAGGTTGCCCACGACGCCTTCGAAGTTGTGCATGAACTCGTAACGGTTGCCCTTGTTCTGGTAGATGAACTTCATCTTGCGGTCCAGGCCGTAGAGCAGCACCCGGCGCACGTCGGCGGACAGCTTCCTCCAGGGGGTGTCCAGGCTGAAGGCCAGGGCCTTGGACAGCTGGCCCAGGAACTGGGCCCGCCACCCGTCCTCCCCGGCGGACTTCCACCCGCTGGCCACGATGCAGCCCTGGCTGATGCTCAGGTCGGGGTTGGGAACGATGAGCTCCTCGGCGAACTGCCGCTTGAAGCCCAGGCCGTCGCAGGTGGGGCAGGCCCCGAAGGGCGAATTGAAGCTGAACGAGCGCGGCTCCAGATCGGGGATCCCCATGCCGAAGCGCTGGCACTTGACGTTGTTGCAGGCGAGCTTGGAGGAGAAGAGCCGTTCGTTGCCCCC is a genomic window containing:
- the uvrA gene encoding excinuclease ABC subunit UvrA; its protein translation is MDSITIKGAREHNLKNVDLVLPRNKLVVITGLSGSGKSSLAFDTLYAEGQRRYVESLSAYARQFLDQMEKPDVDSIEGLSPAISIEQKTTSRNPRSTVATVTEIYDYLRLLFARVGLPQCMACGRPIASQTIQEMADQILAQPQGMKIQVLAPVVRARKGEYKKLLADFMKRGYIRARVNGEMLDLTDGVPDLDKQKKHTIEVVIDRLKNAEGISSRLADSLEIACNLAEGSALVDLGGNERLFSSKLACNNVKCQRFGMGIPDLEPRSFSFNSPFGACPTCDGLGFKRQFAEELIVPNPDLSISQGCIVASGWKSAGEDGWRAQFLGQLSKALAFSLDTPWRKLSADVRRVLLYGLDRKMKFIYQNKGNRYEFMHNFEGVVGNLERRYRETSSEEIRAEMEESMRITPCEACGGTRLKPEILSVFVGGLHIAAVSAMSVRDARVWFDKLRLEGKDAVIAGKVFKEINERLGFLDDVGLGYLTLDRSAATLSGGEGQRIRLATQIGSKLQGVMYVLDEPSIGLHQRDNQKLLNTLKEMRDLGNTVLVVEHDLETILAADHVVDLGPGAGEHGGFVVAEGTPEEISRSAASVTGHFLSGKETIPVPRKRRKASRGHIQVVGAQENNLRKVDASFPIGLFTCVTGVSGSGKSTLVNEILYKALANQLHQGVHVVGRHRSIKGLEHVDKVIDIDQAPIGRTPRSNPATYTGLFTPLRDLFSQLPESKARGYTPGRFSFNVKGGRCEKCEGDGVLKIEMHFLPDIYVTCEQCKGKRYNRETLEIHYKGHSVSDVLAMTVEEALALFAPIPVLANKLQTLSDVGLGYIRLGQSATTLSGGEAQRVKLARELSKRPTGRTLYILDEPTTGLHLKDIQKLLEVIGRLMDAGNTVVVIEHNLDVIKTADHILDLGPEGGAEGGLIIATGTPEEVAKNKASVTGRYLRPYLKA